GATGCAGCTAGATAGGCAACAAATATCGGTTTACCGTGTCATGCTTTTAGCCCAGTATAATATGCTTGCATCACTGATGCTGACGATTGTGGGCTTGACTTGACAGACTTTCTGCGCTTCTGGTGAACTGATGTAGATTTCTGGTGTCACCTTTTGTACTGCTCGTTCAAACCAACAAATTTGAGTAATAATCTGATTTTAGGCTTTATTTATGGCAAATATCCTACACATTGATTCTAGTCCTCGTGGTGAACGTTCTGTTTCACGCGCACTCACTTATGAGTTCATCACATCCTGGAAAGATACTCATTCAGGGGATACAGTTAGTTACCGAGATTTGGGTCATCATCCTGTTCCCCACGTAGACGAATCATGGATAGCTGCGGCTTTTACACCACCAGATACGCACACACCCGAATTAGCTGAGGCGATTAAGCTTTCAGATAGTTTAATTGATGAGTTTCTAGCTGCCGATCGCTATATTTTTGGTATACCAATGTATAACTTGAATATTCCTTCTACTTTCAAAGCTTACATTGACCAAATTGTTCGT
This window of the Nostoc sp. HK-01 genome carries:
- a CDS encoding NAD(P)H dehydrogenase (quinone); its protein translation is MANILHIDSSPRGERSVSRALTYEFITSWKDTHSGDTVSYRDLGHHPVPHVDESWIAAAFTPPDTHTPELAEAIKLSDSLIDEFLAADRYIFGIPMYNLNIPSTFKAYIDQIVRVGRTFTVDANGYKGLVDSSKKVLIITSRGGTFPPGTPFAAYDYQEPYLRAILSFIGLTDVTFIHADSLNLGDDARQQSLAAAKDAITQAVANW